In Brachypodium distachyon strain Bd21 chromosome 2, Brachypodium_distachyon_v3.0, whole genome shotgun sequence, one genomic interval encodes:
- the LOC100825494 gene encoding CBS domain-containing protein CBSCBSPB1 has translation MDGAGGGGGLHGARRNISSASGPRRRALPMENGHDAPSSARRPASASFSRTTSSMAAERTVKRLRLSKALTIPDHTTVYEACRRMAARRVDAVLLTDSNALLCGILTDKDITTRVIARELKLEDTPVSKVMTRNPLFVLSDTLAVEALQKMVQGKFRHLPVVENGEVIALLDIAKCLYDAIARMERAAEKGKAIAAAVEGVEKHWGTAVSGPNTFVETLRERMFRPSLSTIISENSKVVTVAPTDTVLTASKKMLELKVSSAVVAIENKPGGILTSRDILMRVIAQNLPPESTTVEKVMTQSPECATTDTPILEALHTMHDGKFLHLPVLDSDGNVVTVIDVLHITHAAIATVGNSGAAGSEATSSMMQRFWDSAMSSGPLDDDDDSRSEGSTKVASEATDIGRSTFYPASGLSSTFGFKIQDKQGRMHRFNCDTSSLTELITSILQRLGDDIDKLNLPQILYEDEDRDKVILSSDSDLIAAVDHARQIGWKSLRLHLDYAGVGRRKRTSGSTNFEYAGRDAWASAYSTVAAGAALVAGLGVMAYLKRAS, from the exons ATGGAcggcgccgggggcggcggagggttGCACGGCGCCCGGAGGAACATCTCATCGGCCTCCGGGCCCAGGAGAAGGGCCCTGCCTATGGAGAACGGGCACGACGCCCCCTCTTCGGCCAGGAGGCCGGCATccgcctccttctcccgcACCACATC GTCGATGGCCGCGGAGAGAACCGTCAAGAGACTGAGACTGTCAAAGGCGCTAACAATACCAGATCACACAACCGTGTACGAGGCTTGTCGGAGGATGGCCGCACGTAGGGTTGATGCTGTGTTGCTAACGGACTCCAATGCTTTGCTCTGCGGGATCCTTACTGACAAG GACATAACCACAAGGGTGATTGCTCGTGAATTGAAGCTAGAAGACACACCAGTTTCTAAGGTCATGACTAGAAACCCCCTCTTTGTGCTGTCAGACACTCTTGCAGTTGAGGCATTGCAAAAGATGGTGCAAG GTAAATTCAGACATTTACCTGTTGTGGAGAATGGTGAAGTCATTGCACTGCTGGACATAGCCAAGTGCCTATATGATGCTATTGCACGAATGGAAAGGGCAGCGGAGAAAGGAAAAgcaattgctgctgctgttgaggGTGTAGAGAAGCATTGGGGAACAGCCGTATCTG GTCCTAACACTTTTGTTGAAACTCTTCGAGAGCGGATGTTTAGGCCATCACTGTCCACCATCATATCCGAGAATTCAAA AGTGGTCACTGTTGCACCAACAGACACCGTGTTGACAGCATCAAAAAAGATGCTTGAACTAAAAGTAAGTTCAGCAGTTGTTGCAATTGAAAACAAGCCTGGTGGAATTCTGAC CTCTAGAGATATATTGATGCGTGTTATAGCCCAAAATCTTCCACCTGAGTCTACTACAGTTGAGAAG GTCATGACTCAGAGTCCAGAATGTGCCACAACTGACACTCCAATTCTTGAAGCCCTACATACAATGCATGATGGAAAATTTCTTCATTTGCCTGTTCTAGACAGTG ATGGAAATGTTGTAACTGTTATCGATGTCCTTCACATAACTCATGCTGCAATTGCGACG GTCGGAAACAGTGGGGCTGCCGGCTCTGAGGCGACTTCTTCTATGATGCAGAGGTTCTGGGATTCAGCGATGTCAAGTGGACCTCttgatgatgacgatgactcCAGAAG TGAAGGATCAACGAAAGTTGCATCCGAGGCAACAGATATTGGAAGATCAACCTTTTATCCGGCTTCTGGCTTATCAAGCACTTTTGGGTTCAAGATTCAGGACAAGCAAGGCAGGATGCATAGATTTAACTGTG ATACCAGCAGCCTGACAGAACTGATAACTTCCATTCTACAAAGGCTTGGCGATGACATTGATAAACTGAACCTACCTCAAATTTTG TACGAAGATGAGGATCGTGATAAGGTCATACTTTCATCAGACTCTGACCTTATAGCAGCCGTGGACCATGCGAGACAAATCGGTTGGAAG AGTTTAAGGTTGCACCTGGATTACGCCGGCGTGGGCCGCCGGAAGAGAACTTCCGGCTCCACGAATTTCGAGTACGCCGGAAGGGACGCATGGGCTTCCGCCTACAGCACCGTTGCCGCGGGGGCGGCCCTCGTCGCTGGCCTTGGCGTGATGGCTTACCTGAAAAGAGCGAGCTAG
- the LOC100825803 gene encoding uncharacterized protein LOC100825803, which yields MEETAGGGGGERHARLIRDLCALLAAIISPASSGPRVGRHGMSPAAAAAMLLGASMALMLCGSVTFAIGFLLMPWVAGVAILFGFAGAVSNLSSGLLPSSSSSKAPPRSRIRSPAPDKLVAWR from the coding sequence ATGGAGGagaccgccggcggcggcggcggggagcgccACGCAAGGCTGATCCGCGACCTGTGCGCGCTGCTGGCCGCCATAATCTCCCCCGCCTCGTCCGGGCCGCGGGTGGGTCGTCACGGCATgtcgcccgcggcggcggcagcgatgcTCCTGGGCGCGTCCATGGCGCTGATGCTGTGCGGCTCCGTGACGTTCGCCATCGGCTTCCTCCTCATGCCCTGGGTCGCGGGGGTCGCCATCCTCTTcggcttcgccggcgccgtctccaatctctcctccGGCCTCCTCCCTTCGTCCTCATCGTCCAAGGCGCCGCCGCGTAGCCGGATCCGTTCTCCTGCTCCGGATAAGCTCGTCGCGTGGCGTTAA
- the LOC100826117 gene encoding MADS-box transcription factor 51 isoform X2, with protein MARRGRVELRRIEDRTSRQVRFSKRRAGLFKKAFELAVLCDAEVALLVFSPAGRLYEYASSSIEGTYDRYQRFAGGRWNLNDGDSSSNNDEDPSNIQSRLGEIASWSLQNNADDSDANKLEKLETLLKDALRNTKSKILAKRNSGASTSGSGENSSEPKGQEGGRA; from the exons atggcgcggcgcgggcgggtgGAGCTGCGGCGGATCGAGGACCGGACGAGCCGGCAGGTGCGCTTCTCCAAGCGCCGGGCGGGGCTCTTCAAGAAGGCCTTCGAGCTCGCCGTCCTCTGCGACGCCGAGGTCGCGCTGCTCGTCTTCTCCCCCGCCGGCAGGCTCTACGAGTACGCCTCCTCAag CATAGAAGGTACATATGACCGCTATCAGAGATTTGCGGGAGGCAGATGGAATCTGAATGATGGAGATTCAAGTAGCAACAAT GATGAAGATCCTTCAAACATACAATCAAGACTTGGAGAGATTGCCTCCTG GTCTCTTCAAAACAATGCTGACGACTCAGATGCTAATAAGCTAGAGAAATTGGAGACACTCCTCAAAGATGCTTTGAGGAATACAAAATCCAAG ATATTGGCAAAACGAAACAGCGGCGCCAGCACGAGCGGGAGTGGTGAGAACTCCAGTGAGCCTAAGGGACAGGAGGGAGGAAGGGCTTGA
- the LOC100826117 gene encoding MADS-box transcription factor 51 isoform X1: MARRGRVELRRIEDRTSRQVRFSKRRAGLFKKAFELAVLCDAEVALLVFSPAGRLYEYASSRDVARMVSTSSIPMMAFNSHQSMCGALQSGDALLLQVIGNATQGAGGSNMEGDLASQDDIHEAMRHPSKLSIEGTYDRYQRFAGGRWNLNDGDSSSNNDEDPSNIQSRLGEIASWSLQNNADDSDANKLEKLETLLKDALRNTKSKILAKRNSGASTSGSGENSSEPKGQEGGRA; this comes from the exons atggcgcggcgcgggcgggtgGAGCTGCGGCGGATCGAGGACCGGACGAGCCGGCAGGTGCGCTTCTCCAAGCGCCGGGCGGGGCTCTTCAAGAAGGCCTTCGAGCTCGCCGTCCTCTGCGACGCCGAGGTCGCGCTGCTCGTCTTCTCCCCCGCCGGCAGGCTCTACGAGTACGCCTCCTCAag GGACGTCGCCCGGATGGTATCCACAAGCAGCATCCCCATGATGGCATTCAACTCCCACCAAAGTATGTGTGGTGCCCTCCAAAGTGGGGATGCCTTGTTACTGCAAGTAATCGGAAACGCAACACAAGGTGCGGGGGGATCCAACATGGAAGGCGACCTTGCCTCCCAAGACGACATCCACGAGGCAATGCGCCATCCATCCAAGTTGAG CATAGAAGGTACATATGACCGCTATCAGAGATTTGCGGGAGGCAGATGGAATCTGAATGATGGAGATTCAAGTAGCAACAAT GATGAAGATCCTTCAAACATACAATCAAGACTTGGAGAGATTGCCTCCTG GTCTCTTCAAAACAATGCTGACGACTCAGATGCTAATAAGCTAGAGAAATTGGAGACACTCCTCAAAGATGCTTTGAGGAATACAAAATCCAAG ATATTGGCAAAACGAAACAGCGGCGCCAGCACGAGCGGGAGTGGTGAGAACTCCAGTGAGCCTAAGGGACAGGAGGGAGGAAGGGCTTGA
- the LOC100824068 gene encoding uncharacterized protein LOC100824068 codes for MYSRPLLSPQAGHAFLPSSRPPTPARHLQATSLHIIPTTCSSTTLFFLSIGQRLQFIRKHALIGRSESTSGQQHSGRRSIDRSGAMDEGMSRTAAPHPSTDWGPIIVSVVLFVLLSPGLLFQLPARTRVVELGNMATSAIAILVHAIIFFCILTLVVVAIGLHVYAA; via the coding sequence ATGTATTCCCGGCCCTTGCTTAGCCCGCAAGCAGGGCACGCATTCCTTCCTTCTTcccggccgccgacgcccgcGCGCCATCTCCAAGCAACCTCGCTACATATCATCCCCACAACGTGTTCTTCTACCACATTGTTCTTTTTGTCCATTGGTCAGAGACTCCAGTTCATCCGTAAACACGCACTGATCGGCCGATCAGAGAGTACATCAGGGCAACAGCATTCAGGGAGAAGATCGATCGACCGATCGGGAGCCATGGACGAGGGGATGAGtaggacggcggcgccgcaccCGAGCACGGACTGGGGCCCGATCATCGTGTCGGTGGTGCTGTTCGTGCTGCTGTCGCCGGGGCTGCTGTTCCAGCtgccggcgaggacgagggtGGTGGAGCTGGGCAACATGGCCACCAGCGCCATCGCCATCCTCGTCCAcgccatcatcttcttctgcaTCCTCaccctcgtcgtcgtcgccatcggATTACATGTATACGCTGCCTAG